Proteins encoded in a region of the Treponema sp. J25 genome:
- a CDS encoding CarD family transcriptional regulator, with product MSEQAVTFSVEQKVVYPSQGVGKIVAIQEKLFKGEKVPYYVIYLEVSDMTVMVPVAKAEDLGIRPIVPQEEALRALELISQEFDPIPSDWKLRYQMNLDLLKKGSVIDIATIVRSLYHRSKVKELPILERKLYESARKLLEDEISFSLGKSREEVESLIHERLES from the coding sequence ATGAGTGAGCAGGCAGTAACCTTTTCGGTAGAACAAAAGGTTGTGTACCCCAGCCAGGGGGTTGGCAAGATCGTGGCTATCCAGGAAAAGTTGTTCAAGGGGGAAAAGGTTCCCTACTATGTGATTTACCTGGAAGTCTCGGATATGACGGTGATGGTGCCCGTGGCAAAGGCGGAGGATCTGGGGATTCGTCCTATTGTCCCCCAGGAAGAGGCCCTTCGGGCTCTTGAACTTATCAGTCAGGAATTTGATCCTATCCCGTCGGATTGGAAGCTGCGGTACCAGATGAACCTGGACCTTCTTAAAAAGGGCAGCGTCATCGATATTGCAACCATTGTTCGTTCCCTCTATCATCGAAGCAAGGTAAAAGAACTCCCCATCCTTGAACGCAAGCTCTACGAATCGGCTCGAAAACTCCTGGAAGATGAGATCAGTTTTTCCCTGGGGAAAAGCCGAGAAGAGGTAGAAAGCCTTATCCACGAACGGCTTGAATCGTAG
- a CDS encoding peptide ABC transporter substrate-binding protein, translating to MKKIERRHGIRATGAILIIGIIIGCSGIPETKTDTIDRSSDTITEKNKETAPAESLPGPEMTEPEKTEPYAESRPTPTDLSELTVVMNNNSLELDPRRSYTAQEAQIFTALYEGLFSYHPLTMEPVPALAARWEVSEDKKTWTFTIREGAKYWNGDPVRSGDFRDAWLSLIEPQRNSPYASLFDCIAGARQYRLGTISDRTQVGIQTPDDRTLVLKLEHPASYLPSMLCHHAFSPIHPRMIQEKDWSKRVPISNGPFYIVSQENSVLTLAKNELYWDARRVALKKLTIRFTDDAQEAAQFWNTGRARWIAGDVDLEKLQDRSGIVVNALFATNYYFIKSKEAPWNDYRVRQALALTIPWAEVRKPYYLPAETLIFPIPGYPKVTALSETNPEKARALLTEAGFGKEKPLPPITILITAFQESRRIATLMKEAWEKELTAQVRIREIPSQRYYDALKEESYVIGATTWIGDFADPYTFLHLWQRESNLNDASLSDGDFEDLMNKSLILEGEERWKVLAQAEELLLQRAVVLPISHPPALNVIDMNEIEGWYPNPLDIHPFKYLRYSATKALPGVAKGNIPLEREPRGKNRKVL from the coding sequence ATGAAAAAAATAGAACGACGGCATGGTATAAGGGCCACAGGGGCCATCCTCATCATCGGTATCATCATAGGGTGTTCGGGAATTCCGGAAACAAAAACTGACACCATCGATCGTTCTTCTGACACAATTACAGAAAAAAACAAAGAAACGGCCCCCGCAGAAAGTCTTCCTGGGCCAGAGATGACAGAACCAGAAAAAACGGAACCCTACGCAGAAAGTCGTCCTACACCGACAGATCTTTCAGAACTTACGGTGGTGATGAACAACAATTCTCTGGAACTTGATCCCCGCCGATCCTATACTGCGCAAGAGGCCCAGATCTTCACGGCCCTGTATGAAGGGCTGTTCTCGTATCACCCCCTCACCATGGAACCCGTACCAGCCCTTGCCGCTCGCTGGGAAGTCTCAGAGGATAAGAAAACCTGGACCTTTACTATCCGCGAAGGAGCCAAATACTGGAACGGTGACCCTGTCCGTTCCGGGGACTTCCGAGATGCCTGGCTTTCCTTGATAGAACCCCAACGGAATTCGCCCTATGCATCCCTCTTTGATTGTATAGCGGGCGCCCGTCAGTACCGGCTGGGAACCATTTCCGACCGGACCCAGGTAGGTATTCAAACACCGGACGATCGGACCCTTGTTCTAAAATTGGAACACCCCGCATCCTATCTTCCCAGCATGCTCTGTCATCATGCCTTTAGTCCCATCCATCCCCGGATGATCCAGGAAAAGGATTGGTCAAAGCGGGTTCCTATTTCAAATGGACCTTTTTACATCGTAAGCCAGGAAAATTCCGTGCTTACCCTTGCCAAAAACGAACTCTACTGGGATGCAAGGCGGGTGGCCCTGAAAAAACTAACCATCCGATTTACCGACGATGCGCAAGAGGCGGCCCAGTTCTGGAATACCGGTAGGGCCCGCTGGATTGCAGGAGACGTGGATTTAGAAAAACTCCAGGATCGCAGTGGAATTGTCGTAAACGCCCTGTTTGCTACTAATTACTATTTTATAAAATCAAAGGAAGCCCCCTGGAACGATTACCGGGTGCGCCAGGCCCTGGCTCTTACCATTCCCTGGGCAGAGGTACGGAAACCCTACTACCTTCCGGCGGAAACCCTTATTTTCCCCATCCCCGGCTATCCGAAGGTGACGGCCCTTTCCGAGACTAACCCGGAAAAGGCCCGGGCTCTGCTTACCGAAGCAGGGTTTGGCAAAGAAAAGCCCCTTCCTCCTATTACCATTCTCATTACGGCCTTTCAAGAAAGCCGTCGAATTGCCACCTTAATGAAAGAAGCCTGGGAAAAAGAACTTACGGCCCAGGTAAGAATCCGGGAAATTCCTTCCCAGCGATACTACGATGCTCTAAAAGAAGAATCCTATGTGATAGGAGCCACTACCTGGATTGGGGATTTTGCGGATCCCTATACCTTTTTACACCTGTGGCAACGGGAATCCAATCTGAACGACGCATCCCTTTCCGATGGAGATTTTGAGGACCTGATGAATAAATCCCTCATCCTGGAAGGGGAGGAGCGCTGGAAGGTGCTTGCCCAGGCAGAGGAACTCCTTTTGCAGCGGGCGGTGGTACTGCCTATTTCCCATCCGCCGGCCCTCAATGTCATCGACATGAACGAGATTGAAGGCTGGTATCCCAATCCTCTTGATATTCATCCTTTTAAGTACCTTCGGTATTCTGCCACCAAAGCTTTACCAGGAGTTGCGAAAGGGAATATCCCTCTGGAAAGGGAACCCCGAGGGAAAAATCGGAAGGTATTGTAA
- a CDS encoding glutaredoxin domain-containing protein, giving the protein MTVQVYSTQSCPYCVMVKNYLKQKGVPFTDYDVGRDPRRAEEMVRKSGQMGVPVVDINGRIIVGFNKAEIDRALAR; this is encoded by the coding sequence ATGACCGTACAAGTATATTCTACCCAGAGTTGCCCCTACTGTGTAATGGTAAAAAACTATTTAAAACAAAAAGGAGTCCCCTTCACCGATTATGATGTGGGCCGGGACCCCCGCCGGGCAGAGGAAATGGTTCGCAAATCTGGCCAGATGGGTGTTCCGGTGGTGGACATTAATGGCAGGATAATCGTGGGCTTTAACAAGGCCGAAATTGACCGAGCCCTTGCCCGGTAG